In Terriglobales bacterium, the genomic stretch CGCTCATCGAGCTGCTGATCGTGGTGGCCATCATTCTGATCATCGCAGCGATCGCCATTCCCAACCTGATCCGATCGCGGATCGCGGCCAACGAAGCTTCGGCCGTCTACTCGCTGCGCACCATCCATACCGCGCAGACCACCTACGCCCTCACCTTCCCCAACGTGGGCTATGCCGACGATCTCTCCAAGCTGGGAGGGGTGAACCCCAATCCTCCCACTCCGGCGGCGGCCGGCATCCTGGACTGGTTGCTGGGGTGTGCCTCACAGCCCTGCACCAAGAGCGGCTACAAGTTCTATATTTCCTCGACCGTGGGCGTCCCGGTGGCCAACTACACCGCCAACGGCCAGCCCTTGCTGCCGGGCCAGAGCGGGGTACGGGGCTTTTGCGTGGACGCCAGCGGCATCATCAAGGCCGACATCACCGGCGGCACCAACTGCACGGTGACCATCCAGTAGCCGCTCAGGGTTTCTTCAGCTCGTCGACTTCCTTCTTGAGGCGGGCGGCGCGGCTGGTCAGCACCACCAGGTAGACGATGTGGATGGTCCAGGTGGCGCCGTAGGCGAGATAGAGGTAGTTCATCGGCCGCCTCCTGCGAGCGCGGCCAGGGCCTGCGCCTGCTCCAGTTCCTGCCGCGCCCGCTCCATGCGGTAACGGATCCACACCAGCATGGCCCCGTAGGCCAGGAAGGCCAGGAAGTTGATGAGCAGGGCGTGGGCCATGCGGGGGTCGAGCCCGGAATCGGAGCCGCCCGCCAGCACCGGCGCGGGATGCTGGGTGCGGAACCAGCGGTTGGCCATGTACACGAAGCCCACGTCCACGAAGCCGAAGATGGCCAGCGCGGAGGAGAGCACCGGCGCCTGCCCCCCGCTGGCGAAGCGCCGCAGCACCAGGTAGCTGAGGTAGATCAGCCACAGCAGCAGGGTGCTGGTCAGGCGCGCGTCCCAGGTCCACCAGATCCCCCACACCGGCTTGGCCCACAGCGGACCCGTCACCAGCACGACCGTGCAGAAGACCACGCCCACTTCGGCGGTGGAGACGGCCAGGGCGTCGGCGCGCGCGCTGCGCTTCGTCAGGTAGGCCACCGAGGCCGCGAAGTTCACGATGAAGCACAGGAAGGCGAGGAAGGCGGAGGGCAGGTGGTAATAAAAGATACGCTGCACGTCGCCCATGGTGGCTTCCGTGGGCGCCGCCACCAGCCCCTGGTAGAGCCCGTAGCTCAGCAGCAGAAAGACCCCTAGGGCCAGCAGCACGAAGGCGTTTCTCATGGATTATTCCGCGTGCAAGACCGTCTCGAACAGCAACAGGCAGACGGTCGTGAACACTATATCGTACACCGCCAGGAAGACCAGCGGCAGGTAGGCCGAGTCTTCGCCGGTCAGGATGACGGTGGTGGCCCGCACCATGGCGATGAGTGCGGGCACGGAGATGGGGAAGAGCAGCAGCGGCAGCATGATCTCGCGGCTGCGGGTGCGCAGGGAGACGGCGGCAAAAAAAGTCCCGTTCACCACCAGCGCCCAGGTCCCCAACGCCGCCACCAGGACGAGCTGCCAGCCCGCCCCCACCGCCCGCAGATCGAAGAAGACGATGAACAGCGGCGTCATCAGCA encodes the following:
- a CDS encoding prepilin-type N-terminal cleavage/methylation domain-containing protein, with the protein product MRKTRGFSLIELLIVVAIILIIAAIAIPNLIRSRIAANEASAVYSLRTIHTAQTTYALTFPNVGYADDLSKLGGVNPNPPTPAAAGILDWLLGCASQPCTKSGYKFYISSTVGVPVANYTANGQPLLPGQSGVRGFCVDASGIIKADITGGTNCTVTIQ
- a CDS encoding CcmD family protein, which encodes MNYLYLAYGATWTIHIVYLVVLTSRAARLKKEVDELKKP
- the ccsA gene encoding cytochrome c biogenesis protein CcsA, with the translated sequence MRNAFVLLALGVFLLLSYGLYQGLVAAPTEATMGDVQRIFYYHLPSAFLAFLCFIVNFAASVAYLTKRSARADALAVSTAEVGVVFCTVVLVTGPLWAKPVWGIWWTWDARLTSTLLLWLIYLSYLVLRRFASGGQAPVLSSALAIFGFVDVGFVYMANRWFRTQHPAPVLAGGSDSGLDPRMAHALLINFLAFLAYGAMLVWIRYRMERARQELEQAQALAALAGGGR
- a CDS encoding heme exporter protein CcmB; the protein is MSLLSVTRSSLAKDLRLEWRSKDAINAMLFFALLVVVIFSFSFDPNAEESRRIAGGLVWVAFLFAAVVALNQTWARELRNQVLDAYRISPAPADALFLSKVLGNFLFVAVLEVLMTPLFIVFFDLRAVGAGWQLVLVAALGTWALVVNGTFFAAVSLRTRSREIMLPLLLFPISVPALIAMVRATTVILTGEDSAYLPLVFLAVYDIVFTTVCLLLFETVLHAE